GATGTTAGAGTAGAAATGACCAATATGTCAAGACCTATGGGTAAAGCTATAGGTAATAAAAACGAAGTTTTAGAAGCTATAGAAACTTTAAAAGGTAACGGTTCAAAAGATTTTATTGAATTGTGTTATTCAGCAAGTGCTACTATTTTAAAACAAGCTAAAGTTACTGATGATGAAAAAGAAGCTTACAAAATGATTGATGAAGTTATCAAAAACGGAAAAGCACTAGAAAAATTCTACGAGTTTATTAAATATCAAGGCGGAGATGTTGAAAAACTAAAAGCAAAAGATTTTTGAAATCCTTCATTTAAATTAGAAGTATTTGCTAAAAAAGATGGTGTTATGGAAATAACATCAGCTTTAGATTTTGGTATAGTAGCATCTAAATTAGGTGCAGGAAGAATTTCTAAAGAAGATTCAATAGATTTTGAAGCAGGTATTCAAATTAATAAAAAAACAAATGATAAAGTTAAAAAAGGTGATTTACTATTCACTTTATTCTCATCTAAAGCTATTTCAAATGAATTAGTAGAAGAGTTAGAAAAAGCTTATACAATAAACGAAAAAGAAGTAGAAAACAAAATAATATTAGGAAAAATGGAGTAAAAAAATGAATTGAGCAAAATTAATAGATCATACTTATTTAAAACCAGAAGGTACATCAAAAGAAATTAATAAATTAATTCAAGAAGCTAAAGAATACGGTTTTAAGACAGTATGCGTTAACTCATCTTGAGTTAAATACGTTAAAGAAAGACTAGAAGGTAGCGAAGTAGGAATCACTTCAGTAATTGGATTTCCTTTAGGGGCGATGATAACACAAGCAAAGGCACAAGAAGCTAAATTAGCAATAAGTCATGGCGCAGATGAAATAGATATGGTTCTTAATATTGGTAAACTAAAAGAACAAGAATATGATTTTGTTTTAAATGATATAAAAGCAGTTAAAAAAGAAATTGGATCAAAAATTTTAAAAGTTATCGTTGAAACCGCTTTATTGACAAATGAAGAAATTAAAAAAGCTACAGAAATAGTTCTAAAATCAGGAGCTGAATTTGTTAAAACTTCAACAGGTTTTTCATATAGAGGAGCTTCACAAGAAGATATTAAAATAATGAAGGAAGTTGTTGGTGATAAAATTGAAATTAAAGCAGCTGGTGGTGTAAAGAGCTTAGAAGATTTAAAAATAATGTACGAACTCGGAGCAACAAGATTTGGTACTTCTTCTGGTGTACAAATAATGCAAGGAAATAAGTTAGATAAAAATTCTGGATATTAATATAGTAAAAAAGGGGAACATATAGATGGTAAACGTATTAAATCATCCTTTAATAACAACAAAATTAACAATAATGCGTGATGAAAATACTTCTCATCACTTATTTAGAGAATTATTAAAAGAAATTTCTGCACTTATGGTTTATGAAATTTTGAGAGATTATAAAACTATAGAATATAGCGTTAAAACTCCAACAGGTTCAATTGCTATAGGTGAAAAAATGGACAAGGAAATTGTTATAGTTCCTATTCTTAGAGCTGGTTTAGGAATGGTAGAAGGAATATTGTCATTAATACCTACTTCTAGAGTTGGTCATATTGGAGTTTATAGAGATGAAAAAACATTTAAAGCACATGAATATTTTTACAAGATTCCAAATGTTTCAAAAGAATCTTTAATATTGTTAGTGGATCCTATGTTAGCAACAGGTACTTCGGCTAAAGATTCCATTGAAAGACTAAAAAAAGATGGATTTACAAATATAAATTTGGTTTGTTTAGTAGGTGTTGAAAAAGGTATTCAAACAATAAGAAATGAACACCCAGATGTTAAAATTTTCTTAGCTGCTAAAGATCTATATTTAAATGAGAAAAAATATATAGTACCAGGTTTAGGAGACGCTGGAGATAGGATTTTTGGAACAAAATAACTATGAAAAAATTCGCTTCAATTGATATAGGCGGAACTAATGTTCGTTTTGCTTTAGTTGAAAATTCAAAAATAAAAAAGAAAATAAGGTTTAAAACTGAACAAATTAACTGAACTAAAACTTTAAATAAAATAGTTTCACTTATAAATAAATACGAAATTACTCATGTTGCTTTATGTATTCCTGGTCCTGCAAATTATGAAGAAGGTAAAATATTAAGTAGCCCAAATTTAAAAGGTTGAAAAAATAAAGATATTAAAACTTTTTTATTAGATAAAACAAATATAGAAAAAATAGTGTTTGAAAATGATGCTAATGTAATGGCGTTAGCAAATCATCATTACTATAAACAAACCCCAAAAGATGTTACACAATTTTTTACCATTTCCACAGGATTTGGAGCAGGACTAATTATCAATAATAAAGTATTTACAGGTTCTAATCATTTAGGGCAAGAAATAGCTCGAATTCCTTTAGGTGAAAAAATGGACGATAATTTTCATCTTTCTAAATTTTCGGCAGAATTATTTGTTTCAGGAACAGGAATAGCTTTAAGAGCTTCCAAAATAAAAAAAGTAAATATGGATTCAAAATTTATCTTTGAAAATTTTGAAAGTGATCCAGAATTAAAAAAAATAATAAATGAATCTATTTTGGTGCTAGCTAAAACTATCGCAACATCGATAGGAATGCTTAATCCTAATTTAATGGTATTTGGTGGTTCAGTTTCTAATAATAACAGCTTTTTTGTAAAAGAAGCAATAAAATTAGCTAAGGAATTCTGTGATTATAATCAATATAAACAAGTTAAATTTAGATTTGACCGACTTAAAGATAATTCAGCTTTAATAGGATTAAATTATTTAATTAACAATGAAAATAAATAATTCATATAAAAATAACACTGTATATAATTTAGTACTAAGTGCTATTTTTTCATCTCTTTCTTTAATTGCTCTATTTATAAGTCAATACTTAATTTGACCTGGTGAATTTGGTTTAAAAATAGACTTATCTCTTATTTTTATTTTTCCAGTTTTTTTTGTTATAAATTTTAAATACGGTTTTATAACAATATTTTTACGATTTATTCTAGGACCTTTTTTGCAAGGTAATATTGATTTAACAAACTATTTAGGTCATTTTATTTTATTTTTGTCTAATTTAATTTATATACTATCTTTCTTTTTATTTTGTAAAGTTTTTAAAAATAAAAAACTAACCCCTTTTGTTTTAACAATAATAGTTACAACTACAATTTTAAGTTTACTAAATTTTTCTTTATTTATTCCTTTATATTTTTATTTATTTAAAGTTATTTCTCACTTTTCTATCCAGGAATTAATAGAAAAATTTTATGGAAACAATATTTGAAAATATTTAATATTTGTTTTAATTACATTCGGGACATTTAATTTAACAAATTATTCATTGTCTTCCGTTTTCATAATTTTGCTTTTATTCATTTTAAAAAAAGTAAAGTCAAAAAATACCAAATAAAAATTAGCACTTTTTATGTTAGAGTGCTAATTTTTATTATATAATTTAAAATAATATATAATTTTGAAATATTAAAAGGGAGGGAAAGTGAAAAATAAAAAAATTAAAAGTGCACCTTTTATTAATTTAGAATTTCAAGTTGTTTTGCCTAAACAAATACCTGATGAAATAAAAATAAATAGTAAACAACTAGAAATAATTAAACAACAATACGAAAGTGAAGGTAAATTTAAGAAATTTAACTTAATTTTTACATATTTTCAAAATGGTATCCAAAATGAAGATAGTATTAAAAAATCTAATTTTTATCAAAAATATGCTACTTTAGTTGAAGTTGTTAGCTATAAAGAAGGAAGATCTCCTAAACTTATATTTACTGCTGGAAAAGTTGTTAAATTAATTGATTTTAATAAAGAAAAAAATGTAGAATCATTAAATTTTTCAGGATATAGTGAAATTTTTTATGAAGCAGTAGAAGAAATTAATAAAGTAAGCGAAGAAACGATAATTGAAATTTTTAAAAAATTAGAAGGATTAATTAAAAAACACAGTTTTTTAGAAGAATTAAATAATATTATTGATTTTGTTTCTAAACAAATAAAAACAGATGATAAACCTTGAGAATTGGTGAGTATTTTTGCAGAACATTTAAATATTCCTTATAGTGAAAGAGTAAAACTTTTAGCTATGGAAGATTCTGGAGATAGATTAAATTACCTAGTGCAATATTTAATGGTTTTAGTAAACGAGAAAAAACTAGTTGAAAATATTGAAATTGAAATGAAAAAAACTCTTGATAAACAACAAAAAGAGTTTCTTTTAAGAGAAAGAATAAGAGCCATTAGACAACAATTAGGCGAAGAAGATGAACAAGAAACCAAAAACGAAAAAGAATTGTACAAAAACGATGATGAAAATAAGTTTCCTGTTGAAGTAAGACAAATTATTAAAAATGAAACAAGAAAATTAAAAGGAATGATGTCTAGCTCTCCTGAAGCTAATGTTTCAAAAAATTATTTAGATTTAATTTATAACCTTCCTTGAAGAAAAGTTATGATAGATGATTTAAATATTCAAAAAGCAGAAAAAGAATTGTCTAAAAAACATTATGGTCTAAAAGATGTTAAAGAGAGAATCTTAGAATTTTTAGCCGTTTTAACAAATATAAAAGAAAAAAACAAAGAAAAAAATACAGTTTTAGTAAAAGAATTACCTACAGAAAATGAAGCTTTAGATTTAGGTTTATTTAGCAAAGATAAAAATAGAGAAATTAATAATATGCCTATATTAACACTTGTAGGGCCTCCTGGAACAGGTAAAACTACAATAGCTCAATCAATAGCGGATGCTTTAGGTAGAAAAATGATTAAAATTTCATTAGGTGGAGTTAGAGATGAGTCAGAAATAAGAGGTCATAGAAGAACTTATGTTGGAGCTATGCCTGGTAAAATTATTAATGCAATTAAAAAAGCAGGAATCTCTAATCCGGTTATTTTACTAGATGAAATTGATAAAATGTCTTCAGACTTTAGAGGAGATCCTGCCTCAGCTTTATTAGAAGTATTGGATCCTGAACAAAACAAATTTTTTCAAGACCATTACTTAGAAACTGAATATGATTTATCAAAAGTAATTTTTATAGCTACAGCAAATTATTTTGACGGAATTCCTGAAGCTTTAGCTGATAGAATGGAAATTATTGAACTTTCTTCATATACACTATTAGAAAAAAAAGAAATAGTAAAAAGCCATTTACTAGAAAAAGTTTTATCAGAAAATAAATTAGACTCTAAATACTTCAACATCGATGATGAAACTATAGAATTTATCATTCAAAATTACACAAGAGAAGCGGGAGTACGTGATTTAAAAAGAAACTTCG
This genomic interval from Mesomycoplasma molare contains the following:
- the deoC gene encoding deoxyribose-phosphate aldolase; this encodes MNWAKLIDHTYLKPEGTSKEINKLIQEAKEYGFKTVCVNSSWVKYVKERLEGSEVGITSVIGFPLGAMITQAKAQEAKLAISHGADEIDMVLNIGKLKEQEYDFVLNDIKAVKKEIGSKILKVIVETALLTNEEIKKATEIVLKSGAEFVKTSTGFSYRGASQEDIKIMKEVVGDKIEIKAAGGVKSLEDLKIMYELGATRFGTSSGVQIMQGNKLDKNSGY
- the upp gene encoding uracil phosphoribosyltransferase; its protein translation is MVNVLNHPLITTKLTIMRDENTSHHLFRELLKEISALMVYEILRDYKTIEYSVKTPTGSIAIGEKMDKEIVIVPILRAGLGMVEGILSLIPTSRVGHIGVYRDEKTFKAHEYFYKIPNVSKESLILLVDPMLATGTSAKDSIERLKKDGFTNINLVCLVGVEKGIQTIRNEHPDVKIFLAAKDLYLNEKKYIVPGLGDAGDRIFGTK
- a CDS encoding ROK family protein, which translates into the protein MKKFASIDIGGTNVRFALVENSKIKKKIRFKTEQINWTKTLNKIVSLINKYEITHVALCIPGPANYEEGKILSSPNLKGWKNKDIKTFLLDKTNIEKIVFENDANVMALANHHYYKQTPKDVTQFFTISTGFGAGLIINNKVFTGSNHLGQEIARIPLGEKMDDNFHLSKFSAELFVSGTGIALRASKIKKVNMDSKFIFENFESDPELKKIINESILVLAKTIATSIGMLNPNLMVFGGSVSNNNSFFVKEAIKLAKEFCDYNQYKQVKFRFDRLKDNSALIGLNYLINNENK
- a CDS encoding MPN527 family putative ECF transporter permease subunit yields the protein MKINNSYKNNTVYNLVLSAIFSSLSLIALFISQYLIWPGEFGLKIDLSLIFIFPVFFVINFKYGFITIFLRFILGPFLQGNIDLTNYLGHFILFLSNLIYILSFFLFCKVFKNKKLTPFVLTIIVTTTILSLLNFSLFIPLYFYLFKVISHFSIQELIEKFYGNNIWKYLIFVLITFGTFNLTNYSLSSVFIILLLFILKKVKSKNTK
- the lon gene encoding endopeptidase La, coding for MKNKKIKSAPFINLEFQVVLPKQIPDEIKINSKQLEIIKQQYESEGKFKKFNLIFTYFQNGIQNEDSIKKSNFYQKYATLVEVVSYKEGRSPKLIFTAGKVVKLIDFNKEKNVESLNFSGYSEIFYEAVEEINKVSEETIIEIFKKLEGLIKKHSFLEELNNIIDFVSKQIKTDDKPWELVSIFAEHLNIPYSERVKLLAMEDSGDRLNYLVQYLMVLVNEKKLVENIEIEMKKTLDKQQKEFLLRERIRAIRQQLGEEDEQETKNEKELYKNDDENKFPVEVRQIIKNETRKLKGMMSSSPEANVSKNYLDLIYNLPWRKVMIDDLNIQKAEKELSKKHYGLKDVKERILEFLAVLTNIKEKNKEKNTVLVKELPTENEALDLGLFSKDKNREINNMPILTLVGPPGTGKTTIAQSIADALGRKMIKISLGGVRDESEIRGHRRTYVGAMPGKIINAIKKAGISNPVILLDEIDKMSSDFRGDPASALLEVLDPEQNKFFQDHYLETEYDLSKVIFIATANYFDGIPEALADRMEIIELSSYTLLEKKEIVKSHLLEKVLSENKLDSKYFNIDDETIEFIIQNYTREAGVRDLKRNFDKITRKIIVKLLKGKIAKDQDFVVTKEFVRKMLGVEKFTDDINEKQPQIGAVNGLAYTSYGGSTLSIEVNTAPSTKAEIKLTGQLKDVMRESAEIAISYVRSNAAQFGIDFDFETNQIHIHVPEGAVPKDGPSAGVTFTTAIISALLKKPVSSKIGMTGEITLRGKVLAIGGLKEKSLAAYKFGIKTIFIPKENEKNLQDIAQEVKDNIEFKPVSNYIEIFDYIFKK